In Blastopirellula sp. J2-11, a single genomic region encodes these proteins:
- the glnD gene encoding [protein-PII] uridylyltransferase, with product MNSALRLRPSVLKAKETLAAGREKLRLQHDQGSPGVQVCTRLTDLFDQIVLDIFEAALVDLGEDGPDGLASKITLVPHGGYGRRDVAPYSDVDLMILHHPSAYARAAELAKRMVQDMSDVGLVLGHSLRTPRQAISLGLSDATIFTSLAENRYLTGSVSLFRTFADQLRNRAVRRFRWLFFAILQARHSERVQYGDAVYLLEPNLKRSRGGLRGIQLVRWLGFAKCGEVEIDSLSLLGVLSDRDRQILRNARNFFLQIRNEMHFHAGKSNDQLDRGEQLRLADRYGYSGTKGMLPVEQFMQQYFVHSSGVRSVVSNFIETIRPRSILYRTLAPLMTHRVDRDIYVGPRVISTSKRWKAEKSGHVSEILRLMDLANLYDRWIDHPTWESIRLRMQTIGEIELDDEGRKRFLSIMSHPPRLGEVLSRLNELGVLEKIITGMPHAKALLQFNQYHKYTVDVHCIETVRCATKYQDREDTLGEAYRSLRSKRILHLALLIHDLGKGFEEDHSDVGARYALETAAKLQLTPRDAESLRFLVQQHLVMSHLAFRRDTTDKDLVVRFAVDVGSPELLKMLFVLTCADFDGVGPGVLNDWKVRVLGELYRASMRHLGVELEGESSKRLQNKRERLEQLAQTQEDPAWFKRQFNALPPSYLNETPADRIADELAQLHKLPVEGAFVSTTYLADRDIIEITVGTHEQVVPGVFHRIAGAVSSLRMSILAAEINTLADGLVLDRFYVIDQESSGEPAVERMDDLAAKIKKMVLDKNDAPPNFRSRWTSKASRTAAHVQVLPTEVKIDNGTSEQFSIVEVFAHNRVGLLYAISRAIFQLGLSVSIAKIATHLDQVVDVFYVSDEAGQKIEDEQRLQEISSRLIEAVDEFRAQND from the coding sequence GCCGCGGGCCGCGAGAAGCTTCGCCTGCAACATGATCAAGGTTCGCCTGGCGTGCAGGTATGCACGCGTTTGACCGATCTGTTCGACCAAATCGTGCTCGATATATTCGAAGCGGCGCTGGTGGATCTAGGCGAGGATGGGCCCGACGGTTTGGCGTCGAAGATCACGCTCGTACCACACGGCGGTTATGGTCGCCGCGATGTGGCGCCTTATTCCGATGTCGACTTGATGATCTTGCATCATCCGAGCGCCTATGCGCGGGCGGCGGAACTGGCCAAACGTATGGTGCAGGATATGTCCGATGTCGGCCTGGTGCTGGGGCATAGTTTGCGAACTCCTCGCCAGGCGATCAGTCTGGGACTCTCCGACGCGACGATCTTTACGTCACTCGCCGAGAATCGTTATCTAACCGGAAGCGTCTCGCTGTTTCGGACCTTCGCCGATCAGTTGCGTAACCGGGCCGTCCGTCGCTTCCGCTGGTTGTTTTTCGCGATCCTCCAGGCGCGCCATAGCGAGCGAGTGCAATACGGGGACGCGGTCTACTTGCTCGAGCCGAACTTGAAGCGTTCGCGCGGCGGTCTGCGCGGCATTCAATTGGTGCGGTGGCTTGGATTCGCTAAGTGCGGCGAAGTCGAGATCGATTCGCTGAGTCTGCTAGGCGTGCTTTCGGATCGGGATCGACAGATCTTACGAAATGCGCGGAACTTCTTTTTGCAAATTCGCAACGAGATGCACTTTCACGCGGGCAAGTCAAACGATCAGTTGGACCGGGGCGAACAGTTGCGTCTGGCCGATCGCTACGGCTATAGCGGCACGAAGGGGATGTTGCCGGTCGAGCAATTCATGCAGCAATACTTCGTCCATTCCAGCGGCGTACGTAGCGTCGTCAGCAACTTTATCGAAACGATTCGTCCCCGTTCCATTCTCTACCGCACGCTCGCTCCGCTGATGACGCATCGCGTGGATCGCGATATTTATGTCGGCCCCCGAGTGATAAGCACTTCCAAACGTTGGAAGGCCGAGAAGAGCGGTCATGTGTCGGAGATTTTGCGTCTCATGGATCTGGCCAATCTGTACGACCGGTGGATCGATCATCCTACTTGGGAATCGATCCGACTGCGCATGCAGACGATCGGCGAGATCGAACTGGATGATGAAGGGCGAAAGCGATTTCTCTCGATCATGTCGCATCCTCCGCGTTTGGGCGAAGTGCTGAGCCGTTTAAACGAATTAGGCGTGCTCGAAAAAATTATCACCGGAATGCCGCACGCCAAGGCGCTGTTGCAGTTCAACCAGTACCACAAATATACGGTCGACGTGCATTGCATCGAAACGGTTCGCTGCGCCACGAAGTATCAGGATCGAGAAGATACGCTCGGCGAAGCGTATCGTTCGCTCCGTTCTAAACGGATCTTGCACTTGGCGCTGTTGATTCATGACTTGGGAAAAGGCTTTGAAGAAGATCATAGCGACGTCGGCGCTCGTTATGCGCTAGAGACGGCCGCCAAGCTGCAATTGACGCCGCGTGACGCCGAGTCGCTCCGTTTTTTGGTGCAGCAGCATTTGGTGATGTCGCACCTGGCTTTTCGTCGCGATACCACAGATAAAGATCTCGTCGTGCGGTTTGCGGTCGATGTCGGCTCGCCTGAGCTATTGAAGATGCTTTTCGTATTGACCTGCGCCGACTTCGACGGGGTCGGCCCCGGCGTCTTGAATGACTGGAAGGTTCGCGTGTTGGGCGAACTCTATCGAGCGTCGATGCGGCACTTGGGGGTCGAGTTGGAAGGAGAATCTTCCAAACGCCTGCAAAACAAACGCGAGCGGCTTGAGCAATTGGCGCAAACGCAGGAAGACCCCGCCTGGTTTAAACGGCAATTCAACGCGTTGCCTCCCAGTTATTTGAACGAGACGCCTGCCGATCGAATTGCGGATGAGCTGGCGCAACTGCATAAGTTGCCGGTGGAGGGCGCGTTTGTCAGCACGACCTATCTGGCGGATCGCGATATTATCGAAATCACCGTCGGCACGCACGAACAGGTCGTGCCGGGCGTCTTTCATCGGATTGCTGGGGCCGTCAGCAGTTTGCGCATGAGCATCCTGGCGGCCGAGATCAACACGCTGGCCGACGGCCTGGTGCTGGATCGCTTCTACGTGATCGATCAAGAATCGAGCGGGGAGCCGGCCGTCGAGCGGATGGATGATCTGGCGGCGAAGATCAAGAAGATGGTGCTCGACAAGAACGACGCTCCGCCGAACTTTCGTTCGCGCTGGACGAGCAAAGCGTCTCGCACTGCGGCGCACGTGCAAGTCTTGCCGACCGAAGTGAAGATCGATAATGGCACGTCGGAGCAGTTCTCGATTGTCGAGGTCTTCGCCCACAACCGCGTTGGGTTGCTGTACGCGATTTCGCGCGCGATTTTTCAACTGGGGCTAAGCGTTTCAATCGCCAAGATCGCGACCCACTTGGATCAAGTCGTTGACGTATTTTACGTCTCGGACGAAGCGGGACAAAAGATCGAGGACGAGCAGCGATTGCAAGAGATCAGCAGTCGCTTGATCGAAGCGGTCGACGAGTTTCGCGCCCAGAATGATTAG
- a CDS encoding DUF1570 domain-containing protein: MLTCPFTFILALSCAAIAAANESDTLTLSDGRTLQGMILSQQDDGVEFLEIVQPAGKPTFGVVRNYAKSEIRGIAKADEAVRPRLIKRVERLRNRTQVEAENRETIQLRSEKQADVHYLVASGDGYDLYSRLDEPLTRRMAVRLEQAFRAYQHMIPPRKAIDTRLRILLFDDMREYSDYTATLGAAVRNPAIFLPQDRLILVSADFRRLQQQAKAAGAEHQRQLDWWEQLRRELPARLDAYREELTAAKIPADEIEQEVAVRRETFRRQRQEALVRIKAVERANHEAFELAVDDTTRRLYHEAFHAYLECFVFPVADYDVPIWLNEGLAQLFEHGQLEGDAFRIDAPPAELVAELKKRLTSTDRPLLAELLDRDSAAFVLTTSPHREQLDYALAWGLAWRLVFEERLFEGKRLEQMVSPGQSRRERLEALLGEPLDQFEPKWRAYAASLSDR, translated from the coding sequence GTGCTGACCTGCCCCTTCACGTTCATTCTTGCGTTATCCTGCGCAGCGATCGCCGCTGCGAACGAGAGCGATACGTTGACCTTAAGCGACGGGCGAACCCTCCAAGGGATGATCTTGTCGCAGCAAGATGACGGCGTCGAGTTTTTAGAGATCGTCCAACCGGCGGGCAAACCCACGTTCGGCGTCGTGCGTAACTACGCAAAAAGTGAGATTCGCGGGATTGCCAAAGCGGACGAAGCGGTTCGCCCCCGCTTGATCAAACGGGTCGAACGACTCCGTAATCGGACGCAAGTTGAGGCCGAGAATCGTGAAACGATCCAGCTGCGATCCGAGAAACAAGCTGACGTCCATTACCTTGTCGCGTCCGGCGATGGCTACGATCTCTACAGCCGTCTGGATGAGCCGCTGACGCGCCGCATGGCGGTTCGGCTGGAACAAGCGTTTCGCGCGTATCAGCACATGATTCCTCCGCGCAAAGCGATCGATACGCGGTTGCGCATCTTGCTATTTGACGACATGCGCGAATATTCAGACTACACCGCGACGCTGGGCGCCGCCGTGCGAAATCCAGCCATTTTTCTTCCGCAAGATCGGCTGATCCTGGTCAGCGCTGACTTTCGCCGCCTGCAACAGCAAGCGAAAGCGGCCGGCGCAGAGCATCAGCGTCAGCTGGACTGGTGGGAGCAATTGCGCCGCGAACTACCGGCGCGACTAGACGCCTACCGCGAAGAGTTGACGGCGGCCAAAATTCCCGCGGACGAAATTGAACAGGAAGTCGCCGTCCGGCGCGAAACCTTTCGACGACAACGCCAAGAGGCGCTCGTCCGAATCAAAGCGGTCGAGCGGGCCAACCATGAAGCCTTTGAGCTGGCCGTGGATGACACGACGCGCCGACTCTATCACGAAGCGTTTCACGCCTATCTTGAGTGCTTCGTCTTTCCAGTCGCCGACTATGACGTGCCGATCTGGCTGAACGAAGGTCTCGCCCAACTCTTTGAACATGGCCAATTGGAAGGTGACGCGTTTCGCATTGACGCTCCCCCGGCCGAGCTTGTCGCCGAACTCAAAAAGCGTCTCACGTCGACCGATCGTCCGCTGCTGGCGGAATTGCTGGACCGAGACAGCGCCGCCTTCGTGCTGACGACGTCTCCCCATCGCGAACAACTAGACTATGCGTTGGCGTGGGGATTGGCTTGGCGACTCGTGTTCGAAGAGCGTTTGTTTGAAGGAAAACGGCTCGAGCAGATGGTCAGTCCTGGCCAAAGTCGACGCGAACGTTTAGAAGCGTTGTTGGGCGAGCCGCTCGATCAATTTGAGCCCAAGTGGCGCGCGTATGCGGCCAGTTTGTCCGATCGATAG